The following are encoded in a window of Ricinus communis isolate WT05 ecotype wild-type chromosome 4, ASM1957865v1, whole genome shotgun sequence genomic DNA:
- the LOC8274443 gene encoding centrosome-associated protein CEP250 isoform X2, which translates to MDKVSTITTLTARRPKWQYPPAAPTPRILHLPRRPRRKPQIKANAVKPSSQRDKKGKLETLFDQEREFARGVLPIVMVTDQCQEGRRERVAERESVVMEEEKWRFQAEMLRAECNLLRMEREIAVKKMERRRAQVEKALKSAVQTLLSGRKKISDGKEVSMVLEEEIIKLVEKLEKLQRSSRSRNKDLEVRKCSNFDRQASHLQRRLEKFTGEPDEICVKEIQEMAEASLSIQITSRANENFASNCSSNMEILRRRMERLSKGNLLERMEVEYGSMVSTSNSSASSSAATSKQNEFPEISSSSLRQPCKELKPYEERPCSGGCKAIVRRVVEQVRAETEQWSQMQEMLGQVRHEMEELQVSRDFWEDRALDSDYQIQSLQSAVKEWKLKALSSESKASELQAQASMLSAELEGLKKEKAKERSRSKNLAPNSYDSPNEMEKRVLVCRLKENHHHGKDDGCSHTVGRKKVNACSNSSGLDAAKRSPFKDIGNSSSLPLLPLMRQNSRAVFPLHCPVTSSNGRSFERYS; encoded by the exons ATGGATAAAGTATCAACAATAACGACATTGACTGCAAGGAGGCCAAAATGGCAATACCCACCAGCAGCACCAACACCAAGAATCCTACATTTACCTCGCAGGCCTCGCAGGAAACCGCAGATAAAGGCTAATGCTGTAAAACCCAGTTCACAGAGAGACAAGAAAGGAAAGCTGGAGACTTTGTTTGATCAAGAAAGAGAGTTTGCAAGAGGCGTTTTGCCCATTGTAATGGTGACTGATCAGTGCCAGGAGggaaggagagagagagttgcggaAAGAGAGAGTGTGGTAATGGAGGAGGAGAAGTGGAGGTTTCAAGCTGAGATGCTGAGGGcagaatgtaatttattaagaatgGAGAGGGAGATTGCTGTGAAGAAGATGGAGAGAAGAAGGGCTCAAGTGGAAAAGGCTTTAAAATCTGCTGTTCAAACTCTTCTTTCT GGGAGAAAAAAGATATCCGATGGAAAGGAGGTGAGCATGGTTTTAGAGGAAGAGATAATCAAATTGGTTGAAAAACTAGAGAAGCTGCAGAGAAGTTCAAGATCAAGAAATAAGGATTTAGAAGTTCGAAAATGTAGCAATTTTGATAGACAAGCATCTCATCTTCAAAGACGGCTAGAAAAGTTTACAGGAGAACCGGATGAGATATGTGTGAAGGAAATTCAAGAAATGGCAGAAGCAAGCTTGTCAATCCAAATTACCAGCAGGGCCAATGAAAATTTTGCTTCGAACTGCAGCAGCAAT ATGGAGATTCTGAGAAGGAGAATGGAGAGACTGTCAAAGGGAAATCTGTTAGAAAGGATGGAAGTTGAATATGGGTCAATGGTCTCTACATCCAACAGTTCTGCATCTAGTTCTGCTGCTACTTCCAAGCAAAATGAATTTCCTGAAATATCTTCATCCTCATTGAGACAACCATGCAAG GAACTAAAGCCCTACGAGGAAAGGCCATGTTCAGGAGGCTGCAAGGCTATAGTGCGAAGGGTTGTGGAGCAAGTTCGTGCTGAGACGGAGCAATGGTCCCAAATGCAAGAGATGCTGGGGCAGGTCAGGCATGAGATGGAAGAACTACAAGTTTCTAGAGATTTTTGGGAAGATAGAGCACTTGATTCtgattatcaaattcaatctcTACAGTCAGCA GTGAAAGAATGGAAGCTGAAAGCTCTCTCTTCTGAATCAAAGGCAAGTGAGCTGCAAGCTCAGGCGTCAATGCTGAGTGCCGAGCTTGAAGGgttgaagaaggaaaaagctaaagaaaGAAGTAGAAGCAAGAATTTAGCACCGAATTCATATGATTCACCAAATGAAATGGAGAAAAGAGTTTTGGTTTGTAGGTTGAAGGAAAATCATCATCATGGTAAAGATGACGGATGCAGTCATACTGTTGGAAGAAAAAAGGTGAATGCATGCAGCAACAGTAGTGGACTTGATGCTGCAAAAAGATCACCGTTTAAGGATATTGGAAACTCATCATCGCTACCATTATTGCCATTGATGAGGCAAAATAGCAGGGCAGTTTTTCCTTTGCATTGTCCTGTGACTTCTTCCAATGGTAGaagttttgaaagatattCCTAA
- the LOC8274443 gene encoding centrosome-associated protein CEP250 isoform X1 translates to MDKVSTITTLTARRPKWQYPPAAPTPRILHLPRRPRRKPQIKANAVKPSSQRDKKGKLETLFDQEREFARGVLPIVMVTDQCQEGRRERVAERESVVMEEEKWRFQAEMLRAECNLLRMEREIAVKKMERRRAQVEKALKSAVQTLLSGRKKISDGKEVSMVLEEEIIKLVEKLEKLQRSSRSRNKDLEVRKCSNFDRQASHLQRRLEKFTGEPDEICVKEIQEMAEASLSIQITSRANENFASNCSSNTLQMEILRRRMERLSKGNLLERMEVEYGSMVSTSNSSASSSAATSKQNEFPEISSSSLRQPCKELKPYEERPCSGGCKAIVRRVVEQVRAETEQWSQMQEMLGQVRHEMEELQVSRDFWEDRALDSDYQIQSLQSAVKEWKLKALSSESKASELQAQASMLSAELEGLKKEKAKERSRSKNLAPNSYDSPNEMEKRVLVCRLKENHHHGKDDGCSHTVGRKKVNACSNSSGLDAAKRSPFKDIGNSSSLPLLPLMRQNSRAVFPLHCPVTSSNGRSFERYS, encoded by the exons ATGGATAAAGTATCAACAATAACGACATTGACTGCAAGGAGGCCAAAATGGCAATACCCACCAGCAGCACCAACACCAAGAATCCTACATTTACCTCGCAGGCCTCGCAGGAAACCGCAGATAAAGGCTAATGCTGTAAAACCCAGTTCACAGAGAGACAAGAAAGGAAAGCTGGAGACTTTGTTTGATCAAGAAAGAGAGTTTGCAAGAGGCGTTTTGCCCATTGTAATGGTGACTGATCAGTGCCAGGAGggaaggagagagagagttgcggaAAGAGAGAGTGTGGTAATGGAGGAGGAGAAGTGGAGGTTTCAAGCTGAGATGCTGAGGGcagaatgtaatttattaagaatgGAGAGGGAGATTGCTGTGAAGAAGATGGAGAGAAGAAGGGCTCAAGTGGAAAAGGCTTTAAAATCTGCTGTTCAAACTCTTCTTTCT GGGAGAAAAAAGATATCCGATGGAAAGGAGGTGAGCATGGTTTTAGAGGAAGAGATAATCAAATTGGTTGAAAAACTAGAGAAGCTGCAGAGAAGTTCAAGATCAAGAAATAAGGATTTAGAAGTTCGAAAATGTAGCAATTTTGATAGACAAGCATCTCATCTTCAAAGACGGCTAGAAAAGTTTACAGGAGAACCGGATGAGATATGTGTGAAGGAAATTCAAGAAATGGCAGAAGCAAGCTTGTCAATCCAAATTACCAGCAGGGCCAATGAAAATTTTGCTTCGAACTGCAGCAGCAAT ACTCTGCAGATGGAGATTCTGAGAAGGAGAATGGAGAGACTGTCAAAGGGAAATCTGTTAGAAAGGATGGAAGTTGAATATGGGTCAATGGTCTCTACATCCAACAGTTCTGCATCTAGTTCTGCTGCTACTTCCAAGCAAAATGAATTTCCTGAAATATCTTCATCCTCATTGAGACAACCATGCAAG GAACTAAAGCCCTACGAGGAAAGGCCATGTTCAGGAGGCTGCAAGGCTATAGTGCGAAGGGTTGTGGAGCAAGTTCGTGCTGAGACGGAGCAATGGTCCCAAATGCAAGAGATGCTGGGGCAGGTCAGGCATGAGATGGAAGAACTACAAGTTTCTAGAGATTTTTGGGAAGATAGAGCACTTGATTCtgattatcaaattcaatctcTACAGTCAGCA GTGAAAGAATGGAAGCTGAAAGCTCTCTCTTCTGAATCAAAGGCAAGTGAGCTGCAAGCTCAGGCGTCAATGCTGAGTGCCGAGCTTGAAGGgttgaagaaggaaaaagctaaagaaaGAAGTAGAAGCAAGAATTTAGCACCGAATTCATATGATTCACCAAATGAAATGGAGAAAAGAGTTTTGGTTTGTAGGTTGAAGGAAAATCATCATCATGGTAAAGATGACGGATGCAGTCATACTGTTGGAAGAAAAAAGGTGAATGCATGCAGCAACAGTAGTGGACTTGATGCTGCAAAAAGATCACCGTTTAAGGATATTGGAAACTCATCATCGCTACCATTATTGCCATTGATGAGGCAAAATAGCAGGGCAGTTTTTCCTTTGCATTGTCCTGTGACTTCTTCCAATGGTAGaagttttgaaagatattCCTAA
- the LOC8274442 gene encoding GTPase Der isoform X1: MSSANLFYTKLFPSLIPKSSLSSLSLLSLSLSIPSVFLQFPRSSLSISRLAAHNSLTNSSIQESENNDEESEETEAYESDSDDYAIDIDALEQEAEDVVREYSTSLSRQLRIEDDSDDKKETRKQKRQKFTIPDIPDNLLPRVAIVGRPNVGKSALFNRLVGGNKAIVVDEPGVTRDRLYGRSFWGDFEFMVVDTGGVLTISQSQDNVMEDLAITTTIGMDGIPLASREAAVARMPSMIERQAAAAVEESSVIIFLVDGQAGLIAADIEIADWLRKNYSNKFIILAVNKCESPKKGIMQAAEFWSLGLSPIPISALSGTGTGELLDLVCSQLAKVEGSEHLDNEEQNYVPAIAIVGRPNVGKSSILNALVGEDRTIVSPISGTTRDAIDTEFSGPDGQKFRLIDTAGIRRRAAVASSGSLTEALSVNRAFRAIRRSDVVALVIEAMACITEQDFRIADRIEKEGKGCLIVVNKWDTIPNKNQQTATYYEQDVREKLRILQWAPIVYSTAIADHSVEKIIIAASAVEKERSRRLSTAILNQVVREALAFKSPPRTRGGRRGRVYYCTQAAIRPPTFVFFVNDASLFPETYRRFMEKQLRSDAGFSGTPIRLLWRSRRKMEKGGVKSPARSQLNLTPRG, encoded by the exons ATGTCAAGCGCCAATCTTTTCTACACAAAACTCTTCCCCTCTCTAATCCCCAAATCCTCActttcctctctttctcttctttctctttctctttcaattCCCTCAGTTTTTCTCCAATTCCCTCGCTCCTCTCTCTCCATTTCCAGATTAGCCGCTCACAATTCCTTGACTAACAGCAGCATTCAAGAATCCGAAAATAACGATGAAGAATCCGAAGAAACAGAGGCTTATGAGTCTGACAGCGATGATTACGCCATTGATATTGACGCGCTTGAACAGGAAGCTGAAGATGTTGTTAGAGAGTACTCTACCTCCTTGTCTCGTCAATTGAGAATCg AGGATGATTCTGATGATAAAAAGGAAACTAGAAAGCAAAAGAGGCAAAAATTTACTATTCCAGAT ATACCTGACAATCTCCTTCCTAGGGTTGCAATTGTTGGGAGGCCAAATGTTGGTAAATCAGCACTATTTAATCGTCTTGTTGGG GGGAACAAGGCTATTGTGGTGGACGAACCTGGTGTTACTCGAGATCGGTTGTACGGTAGATCTTTTTGGggagattttgaatttatggTGGTGGATACTGGTGGTGTTCTCACTATATCGCAATCGCAAGATAATGTTATGGAAGATTTGGCTATAACTACTACTATTGGCATGGATGGAATTCCACTTGCCTCTAGGGAGGCAGCTGTTGCTAGGATGCCCTCAATGATCGAGAGGCaagctgctgctgctgtggAAGAATCATCTGTTATTATATTCCTTGTTGATGGCCAG GCAGGTCTTATAGCAGCTGATATCGAAATAGCAGACTGGTTACGCAAGAACTACTCAAATAAGTTCATCATTCTTGCAGTAAACAAGTGCGAATCTCCTAAAAAAGGAATCATGCAAGCAGCAGAATTTTGGTCTTTGGG GCTCTCACCGATTCCTATTTCTGCTTTATCCGGGACGGGAACTGGAGAGCTTTTAGATCTTGTGTGTTCCCAGCTGGCAAAAGTTGAG ggTTCAGAACATCTTGATAACGAAGAACAAAATTATGTTCCTGCAATTGCAATTGTTGGTCGGCCAAATGTTGGTAAAAGTAGCATTTTGAATGCATTGGTTGGAGAAGATAGAACAATAGTCAGCCCTATCAGTGGTACTACTCGTGATGCTATTGACACTGAATTTTCAGGACCAGATGGCCAG AAGTTTCGGCTTATTGATACAGCTGGAATCAGAAGAAGAGCAGCTGTAGCTTCATCAGGTAGTCTGACTGAGGCTTTATCAGTTAATCGAGCATTCCGTGCCATCCGCCGTTCTGATGTTGTTGCTCTCGTCATAGAAGCGATGGCTTGTATCACAGAGCAG GATTTTAGGATTGCTGACAGGATTGAAAAAGAAGGTAAAGGCTGCCTGATTGTTGTAAACAAATGGGATACAATACCAAATAAAAACCAGCAAACTGCAACTTACTATGAACAAGATGTCAGGGAGAAGCTTCGCATTCTTCAATGGGCACCCATTGTTTATTCAACTGCAATTGCTGACCATAGTGTTGAAAA GATTATTATTGCAGCTAGTGCTGTTGAAAAGGAAAGATCAAGAAGGCTGAGTACTGCCATACTGAATCAAGTGGTACGAGAAGCATTAGCTTTCAAATCACCTCCCAGAACCAGAGGTGGAAGGAGAGGACGTGTTTATTACTGCACTCAG GCAGCTATAAGGCCACCtacttttgttttctttgtgaATGATGCAAGCCTTTTTCCTGAGACTTATCGGCGCTTTATGGAGAAGCAACTGAGATCAGATGCGGGATTTTCTGGCACACCCATTCGGCTACTTTGGCGTAGCagaaggaaaatggaaaaggGCGGAG TCAAGAGTCCAGCGAGATCACAACTTAACCTTACACCACGTGGCTGA
- the LOC8274442 gene encoding GTPase Der isoform X2, with the protein MSSANLFYTKLFPSLIPKSSLSSLSLLSLSLSIPSVFLQFPRSSLSISRLAAHNSLTNSSIQESENNDEESEETEAYESDSDDYAIDIDALEQEAEDVVREYSTSLSRQLRIEDDSDDKKETRKQKRQKFTIPDIPDNLLPRVAIVGRPNVGKSALFNRLVGGNKAIVVDEPGVTRDRLYGRSFWGDFEFMVVDTGGVLTISQSQDNVMEDLAITTTIGMDGIPLASREAAVARMPSMIERQAAAAVEESSVIIFLVDGQAGLIAADIEIADWLRKNYSNKFIILAVNKCESPKKGIMQAAEFWSLGLSPIPISALSGTGTGELLDLVCSQLAKVEKFRLIDTAGIRRRAAVASSGSLTEALSVNRAFRAIRRSDVVALVIEAMACITEQDFRIADRIEKEGKGCLIVVNKWDTIPNKNQQTATYYEQDVREKLRILQWAPIVYSTAIADHSVEKIIIAASAVEKERSRRLSTAILNQVVREALAFKSPPRTRGGRRGRVYYCTQAAIRPPTFVFFVNDASLFPETYRRFMEKQLRSDAGFSGTPIRLLWRSRRKMEKGGVKSPARSQLNLTPRG; encoded by the exons ATGTCAAGCGCCAATCTTTTCTACACAAAACTCTTCCCCTCTCTAATCCCCAAATCCTCActttcctctctttctcttctttctctttctctttcaattCCCTCAGTTTTTCTCCAATTCCCTCGCTCCTCTCTCTCCATTTCCAGATTAGCCGCTCACAATTCCTTGACTAACAGCAGCATTCAAGAATCCGAAAATAACGATGAAGAATCCGAAGAAACAGAGGCTTATGAGTCTGACAGCGATGATTACGCCATTGATATTGACGCGCTTGAACAGGAAGCTGAAGATGTTGTTAGAGAGTACTCTACCTCCTTGTCTCGTCAATTGAGAATCg AGGATGATTCTGATGATAAAAAGGAAACTAGAAAGCAAAAGAGGCAAAAATTTACTATTCCAGAT ATACCTGACAATCTCCTTCCTAGGGTTGCAATTGTTGGGAGGCCAAATGTTGGTAAATCAGCACTATTTAATCGTCTTGTTGGG GGGAACAAGGCTATTGTGGTGGACGAACCTGGTGTTACTCGAGATCGGTTGTACGGTAGATCTTTTTGGggagattttgaatttatggTGGTGGATACTGGTGGTGTTCTCACTATATCGCAATCGCAAGATAATGTTATGGAAGATTTGGCTATAACTACTACTATTGGCATGGATGGAATTCCACTTGCCTCTAGGGAGGCAGCTGTTGCTAGGATGCCCTCAATGATCGAGAGGCaagctgctgctgctgtggAAGAATCATCTGTTATTATATTCCTTGTTGATGGCCAG GCAGGTCTTATAGCAGCTGATATCGAAATAGCAGACTGGTTACGCAAGAACTACTCAAATAAGTTCATCATTCTTGCAGTAAACAAGTGCGAATCTCCTAAAAAAGGAATCATGCAAGCAGCAGAATTTTGGTCTTTGGG GCTCTCACCGATTCCTATTTCTGCTTTATCCGGGACGGGAACTGGAGAGCTTTTAGATCTTGTGTGTTCCCAGCTGGCAAAAGTTGAG AAGTTTCGGCTTATTGATACAGCTGGAATCAGAAGAAGAGCAGCTGTAGCTTCATCAGGTAGTCTGACTGAGGCTTTATCAGTTAATCGAGCATTCCGTGCCATCCGCCGTTCTGATGTTGTTGCTCTCGTCATAGAAGCGATGGCTTGTATCACAGAGCAG GATTTTAGGATTGCTGACAGGATTGAAAAAGAAGGTAAAGGCTGCCTGATTGTTGTAAACAAATGGGATACAATACCAAATAAAAACCAGCAAACTGCAACTTACTATGAACAAGATGTCAGGGAGAAGCTTCGCATTCTTCAATGGGCACCCATTGTTTATTCAACTGCAATTGCTGACCATAGTGTTGAAAA GATTATTATTGCAGCTAGTGCTGTTGAAAAGGAAAGATCAAGAAGGCTGAGTACTGCCATACTGAATCAAGTGGTACGAGAAGCATTAGCTTTCAAATCACCTCCCAGAACCAGAGGTGGAAGGAGAGGACGTGTTTATTACTGCACTCAG GCAGCTATAAGGCCACCtacttttgttttctttgtgaATGATGCAAGCCTTTTTCCTGAGACTTATCGGCGCTTTATGGAGAAGCAACTGAGATCAGATGCGGGATTTTCTGGCACACCCATTCGGCTACTTTGGCGTAGCagaaggaaaatggaaaaggGCGGAG TCAAGAGTCCAGCGAGATCACAACTTAACCTTACACCACGTGGCTGA
- the LOC8274440 gene encoding origin of replication complex subunit 1A — translation MAADTPKKLFQSPAIKSKHPGSVTPQTPLPIDPPRRSSRRLSLKLDQIATPHTPIPQIEEPVKDLVEKSSKCQRDLRTESLETQRENESAKTPKTKKSSKVVDVEVSFSPISPDQLETKKRKRSEEKEKDRKVIITRAMASKTTKKGEQKTNNDKIKKRVYYKKVVYDGGEFEVGDDVYVKRRDDASSDIDDPEVEECRVCFKAGKAIMIECDDCLGGFHLRCLKPPLKVVPEGDWICGFCEARKLGKEVKLPTPPEGKKRVRTLREKLLSSDLWAARIESLWKEVDGSYWCKGRWYIIPEETAAGRQPHNLRRELYRTNDFADIEMESIIRHCFVMSPKEYSKASNEGDDIFLCEYEYDIIWHSFKRLAEIDNGEEDAENADSDEDWNCSKDAESETDEDMEYGEENVKNLQARAFLSHELAANSRKGQFFGLQKIGAKKIPEHVRCHKKTELEKAKATLLLATLPKSLPCRNKEMEEVTAFIKGAICDDQCLGRCLYIHGVPGTGKTMSVLAVMRNLRSEVDAGNIKPYCFVEVNGLKLASPENIYRVIYEALTGHRVGWKKALNLLNERFSDGKKVRKGDDRPCILLIDELDLLVTRNQSVLYNILDWPTKPHSKLIVIGIANTMDLPEKLLPRISSRMGIQRLCFGPYNYQQLQEIISSRLKGIDAFEKQAIEFASRKVAAISGDARRALEICRRAAEITDYRLKKLSSDPSPAGKDLVGMSDVEAAIQEMFQAPHIQVMKNCSKLSKIFLTAMVYELYKTGMGETNFEKLAMTVSCLCTSNGEAFAGWDTLLKVGCMLGESRIIQCEPGARHRLQKLQLNFPSDDVAFALKGSKELPWLAKYL, via the exons ATGGCAGCAGATACTCCAAAGAAACTCTTCCAATCCCCTGCAATCAAATCTAAACACCCCGGCTCTGTCACTCCTCAAACTCCGCTTCCCATTGACCCTCCTCGCCGATCCTCCCGTCGATTATCGCTTAAACTTGATCAAATTGCCACCCCGCATACGCCCATTCCCCAAATTGAAGAACCTGTCAAGGATTTAGTCGAGAAGTCCTCGAAATGCCAAAGAGATTTGAGGACTGAATCTTTAGAGACCCAGAGAGAAAATGAATCTGCAAAAAccccaaaaacaaaaaagtcTTCGAAAGTTGTGGATGTCGAGGTTTCATTTTCTCCTATATCACCCGATCAATTGGAGaccaaaaaaaggaaaaggagcgaagagaaagagaaagatagGAAAGTGATAATAACAAGAGCCATGGCATCAAAGACTACGAAAAAGGGGGAACAAAAGactaataatgataaaattaaaaagcgGGTTTATTATAAGAAAGTAGTGTATGATGGTGGTGAATTTGAGGTAGGTGATGATGTGTATGTGAAGAGGAGAGATGATGCTAGTTCTGATATTGATGATCCAGAAGTGGAGGAGTGTAGAGTGTGCTTTAAAGCAGGGAAAGCTATAATGATTGAATGTGATGACTGTTTAGGCGGGTTTCATTTAAGATGCTTGAAGCCTCCTCTGAAGGTGGTACCTGAGGGGGATTGGATTTGTGGGTTCTGCGAGGCTAGGAAATTGGGTAAGGAGGTTAAGTTGCCAACACCACCGGAGGGGAAAAAACGCGTTCGAACATTGAGGGAGAAGCTTCTCTCTAGTGATTTATGGGCTGCACGCATTGAGAG TTTGTGGAAGGAGGTGGATGGTAGCTATTGGTGTAAAGGGCGATGGTACATTATTCCTGAAGAGACTGCTGCTGGAAGACAGCCTCATAATTTGAGGAGGGAGCTTTATAGAACAAATGATTTTGCTGACATTGAG ATGGAATCTATTATTCGGCATTGCTTTGTCATGAGCCCCAAGGAGTATAGTAAGGCAAGTAATGAAGGAgatgatattttcttatgcGAGTATGAGTATGACATCATCTGGCATTCTTTCAAGCGTCTAGCTGAGATTGATAATGGTGAGGAG GATGCCGAAAATGCTGACAGTGATGAAGACTGGAATTGTTCCAAGGATGCAGAATCTGAGACGGATGAAGACATGGAGTATGGAGAGGAAAATGTGAAGAACTTACAAGCCAGAGCATTCTTATCTCATGAGTTGGCTGCT AATTCACGGAAGGGCCAGTTCTTTGGACTTCAGAAGATTGGGGCAAAGAAGATCCCGGAGCATGTGCGATGTCACAAGAAGACTGAACTGGAGAAAGCAAAAGCAACACTTTTGCTGGCAACGTTGCCAAAGTCTTTACCTTGCAGGAATAA AGAAATGGAGGAGGTAACTGCATTCATAAAAGGTGCCATATGCGATGATCAATGTTTGGGTCGCTGCCTTTATATTCATGGTGTTCCAGGAACTGGCAAG ACAATGAGTGTACTTGCAGTAATGAGGAACCTAAGATCTGAAGTTGATGCAGGAAATATAAAACCGTATTGTTTTGTGGAGGTTAACGGTCTAAAGTTAGCATCACCAGAAAATATCTACAGG GTTATATATGAAGCATTAACTGGACACAGAGTTGGTTGGAAAAAGGCTCTCAATTTGCTGAATGAGCGATTTTCAGATGGAAAGAAAGTGCGCAAAGGAGATGACCGCCCTTGTATTCTACTCATTGATGAACTTGATCTACTTGTGACCCGAAATCAGTCG GTTCTATATAATATCCTTGACTGGCCTACTAAGCCTCATTCCAAATTGATTGTGATAG GAATTGCAAATACTATGGATCTTCCAGAAAAGTTACTTCCTCGTATTTCAAGCCGTATGGGTATCCAAAGGCTTTGCTTTGGACCCTATAATTATCAGCAGCTTCAAGAAATAATTTCAAGTCGCCTCAAAGGAATTGATGCATTTGAAAAGCAAGCTATAGAATTTGCTTCCAGGAAG GTAGCAGCAATTTCAGGAGATGCACGCCGTGCTCTGGAGATATGCAGGCGTGCAGCAGAAATTACAGACTATCGCCTTAAGAAATTAAGTTCTGATCCAAGTCCTGCAG GAAAAGACCTTGTTGGTATGTCAGATGTTGAGGCAGCTATTCAGGAAATGTTCCAGGCACCTCATATTCAA GTGATGAAAAATTGTTCAAAGCTCAGCAAAATTTTCTTGACCGCTATGGTGTACGAGCTCTATAAAACAGGGATGGGGGagacaaactttgaaaag TTGGCAATGACTGTTTCATGTCTCTGCACAAGCAATGGAGAAGCATTTGCTGGTTGGGACACTCTCTTGAAAGTTGG ATGCATGTTAGGTGAAAGCAGAATAATTCAATGTGAACCTGGAGCTAGGCACAGATTGCAGAAGCTGCAGCTCAATTTTCCAAG TGATGACGTGGCTTTTGCATTGAAAGGCAGCAAGGAGCTACCATGGTTGGCCAAGTATTTATGA
- the LOC8274439 gene encoding polyadenylate-binding protein RBP47B', protein MAAPTATNPGGYHQPATLEEVRTLWIGDLQYWVDENYLSSCFAHTGEVLSIKIIRNKITGQPEGYGFVEFVSHVAAERILQTYNGTQMPGTEQTFRLNWASFGIGERRPDAGPEHSIFVGDLSPDVTDYLLQETFRANYPSVRGAKVVTDPNTGRSKGYGFVKFGDENERNRAMTEMNGVFCSTRPMRISAATPKKTAAYQQQYATAKAIYPLPAYTAPVQVVPADNDITNTTIFVGNLDPNVTEEELRPIFLQFGEIVYVKIPVGRGCGFVQFATRASAEEAIQRMQGHVIGQQPVRISWGRKQDATGGWGQQVDQWSAYYGYGQGYDAYAYGATQDPSLYAYGAYAGYPQYPQQVDGVQDMTGAIPVVEQREELYDPLAAPDVDKLNGAYLSVHGNAILGRPLWMKTSLSQQA, encoded by the exons ATGGCAGCGCCAACGGCAACGAATCCAGGAGGGTATCATCAACCCGCTACTCTAGAAGAAGTAAGAACGCTTTGGATTGGTGATTTACAGTATTGGGTCGACGAAAACTACCTCAGTTCTTGCTTCGCTCACACTGGAGAG GTActttctattaaaataatacgAAACAAGATCACTGGCCAGCCTGAAGGTTATGGGTTTGTAGAGTTTGTTTCTCATGTAGCAGCAGAAAGGATTTTACAGACATATAATGGGACACAAATGCCTGGAACTGAACAGACTTTTAGGCTGAATTGGGCTTCTTTTGGCATTGGAGAAAGACGGCCTGATGCTGGACCTGAacattctatttttgttgggGATTTATCACCAGATGTTACCGATTATCTCTTGCAAGAGACATTCCGAGCTAATTATCCATCAGTTAGAGGTGCCAAGGTTGTGACTGATCCAAATACTGGTCGTTCTAAGGGATATGGATTTGTGAAATTTGGTGACGAGAATGAAAGAAATCGTGCTATGACTGAAATGAACGGTGTTTTTTGCTCAACTCGTCCAATGCGAATTAGTGCAGCAACTCCAAAGAAAACCGCTGCTTATCAACAGCAATATGCCACAGCAAAAG CCATATATCCTCTTCCAGCATACACTGCACCAGTCCAGGTGGTTCCAGCTGATAATGACATCACTAATACCACT ATTTTTGTTGGTAACTTGGACCCCAATGTCACGGAGGAGGAACTGAGGCCAATTTTTCTGCAGTTTGGGGAGATTGTCTATGTCAAGATTCCTGTGGGCAGAGGATGTGGTTTTGTACAATTTGCAACTAG GGCATCTGCTGAAGAAGCCATACAAAGGATGCAGGGGCATGTGATTGGTCAACAGCCAGTGCGCATTTCATGGGGCAGGAAACAG GATGCAACTGGCGGTTGGGGTCAGCAAGTGGATCAATGGAGTGCATATTATGGTTATGGACAAGGTTATGACGCCTATGCTTATGGGGCAACACAAGATCCATCATTATATGCATATGGTGCATATGCTGGTTATCCACAGTATCCTCAACAG GTTGATGGTGTCCAGGATATGACGGGTGCTATTCCAGTAGTAGAACAAAGAGAGGAACTTTATGATCCCTTGGCTGCCCCTGACGTTGACAA GTTAAACGGCGCTTACCTTTCTGTGCATGGAAATGCTATACTGGGTAGACCCTTATGGATGAAAACATCACTTTCCCAACAAGCATAG